A genomic segment from Alkalilimnicola ehrlichii MLHE-1 encodes:
- a CDS encoding thioredoxin domain-containing protein produces the protein MEQTSAARQPSEQAARLSVWVLLLLGALLLQQPVPSAQAAENGPAGADTITLHFFWTQQCPRCIAALPAVRRLAEDYDWLEVRSYNLSAEPRHGQVYRELASALGEEARAVPGFVFCDAMLVGFDDHGRQEARLRQLLETCHAQIQAGGPPVLERALWTEAEPMRLPLLGEVRPDDLSLPALTLLLAGFDAFNPCAFFVLLFLLSVVVHSRSRGRILLIGGIFVTISGVIYFTFMTAWLNAFLVFGEMPLVTRLAGLVAVTMALINIKDYFWFKRGVSLSIPDSARPGLFRRMRALTTADSLPWVLGATLILAVVVNLYEILCTMGFPMIYTRILTAHDPGAVGYYGYLLAYNVIYVLPMLIIVALFAFTLGNRKLQEDEGRLLKLLSGMMMLGLGLMLLLRPDLLANPLFAVGVIFLALLATGLVRRLSPRGSGGR, from the coding sequence ATGGAGCAGACGTCCGCCGCCCGCCAGCCGTCGGAACAGGCAGCCCGGCTGAGCGTCTGGGTGCTACTGCTGCTCGGGGCCCTCCTGCTGCAGCAACCCGTACCGAGTGCACAGGCCGCTGAGAACGGCCCCGCCGGGGCGGACACCATCACCCTGCATTTCTTCTGGACCCAGCAGTGCCCCCGCTGCATTGCCGCCCTGCCCGCCGTCCGCCGGCTGGCCGAGGACTACGACTGGCTGGAGGTGCGCAGCTACAACCTCAGCGCGGAGCCACGGCACGGCCAGGTCTACCGGGAACTGGCCAGCGCCCTGGGCGAGGAGGCCCGGGCGGTGCCGGGGTTTGTCTTCTGCGACGCCATGCTGGTGGGCTTCGATGACCACGGCCGGCAGGAGGCGCGATTGCGCCAGTTGCTGGAGACCTGTCATGCGCAGATCCAGGCCGGCGGGCCGCCGGTGCTGGAGCGTGCCCTTTGGACCGAGGCGGAACCCATGCGGTTGCCGCTGCTCGGCGAGGTGCGGCCGGATGACCTCTCGCTGCCGGCACTGACCCTCCTGCTGGCCGGGTTCGACGCCTTCAACCCCTGCGCCTTCTTCGTGCTGCTGTTCCTGCTCAGCGTGGTGGTGCACAGCCGCAGCCGCGGCCGTATCCTGCTGATTGGCGGCATCTTCGTGACCATCTCCGGGGTCATTTACTTCACCTTCATGACCGCCTGGCTGAACGCCTTCCTGGTCTTTGGCGAGATGCCGCTGGTGACCCGGCTGGCCGGGCTGGTGGCGGTGACCATGGCGCTGATCAACATCAAGGACTACTTCTGGTTCAAGCGCGGCGTGTCACTGAGCATTCCGGACTCGGCCCGGCCGGGGCTGTTCCGGCGTATGCGCGCACTCACCACCGCCGACAGTCTGCCCTGGGTGCTGGGGGCCACGCTGATCCTCGCCGTGGTGGTGAACCTCTACGAGATCCTCTGCACCATGGGCTTCCCCATGATCTACACCCGCATCCTCACCGCCCACGACCCGGGCGCGGTGGGATACTACGGCTACCTGCTGGCCTACAACGTGATCTACGTGCTTCCCATGCTCATCATCGTGGCGCTGTTCGCCTTCACCCTGGGCAATCGCAAGCTGCAGGAAGACGAGGGGCGGCTGCTGAAACTGCTCTCGGGGATGATGATGCTGGGTCTGGGACTGATGCTGCTGCTGCGTCCGGACCTGCTGGCCAACCCCCTGTTCGCCGTCGGCGTCATCTTCCTGGCCCTGCTGGCCACCGGGCTGGTCCGCCGTCTGTCCCCGCGAGGGTCAGGCGGTCGATGA
- a CDS encoding universal stress protein: protein MLKHILAAIDFSPAWSQLEAQLARLPALGCRRVTLAYVMAEGYTQAPELGHRAYYEEKLAEAAKALKQATGLDVDWTIRVGAVAQELIAAAEACQAGTILAGSQGHGFVHELLLGNTVLNLARLADRPLLLVPINGEASLPSGGICRPLLATDGSEAASGAEAAFLKLLPHCGRGVVVSVGRWDDRKDEDGERVRIEQHIRGLLDQAGADTFQTVLVGRGKPSQVISQVAREQQADLVVLGRRGHNPLTELLLGSTAEAVCRNSHQLVLLVPARPTSAS, encoded by the coding sequence ATGCTGAAGCATATACTGGCCGCCATCGACTTCTCACCGGCCTGGTCGCAACTGGAGGCCCAACTGGCCCGCCTGCCGGCGCTGGGCTGCCGGCGCGTGACCCTGGCCTACGTGATGGCCGAGGGGTATACCCAGGCCCCGGAGCTGGGTCATCGGGCCTATTACGAGGAAAAGCTGGCCGAGGCGGCGAAGGCACTGAAACAGGCCACCGGGCTGGACGTGGACTGGACGATCCGGGTCGGCGCCGTGGCCCAGGAGCTGATCGCCGCCGCCGAGGCCTGCCAGGCGGGCACCATCCTGGCCGGCAGCCAGGGGCACGGTTTTGTCCACGAACTGCTCCTTGGCAATACGGTGCTGAACCTTGCGCGTCTGGCCGACCGGCCTCTGTTGCTGGTGCCGATCAATGGCGAGGCGTCCCTGCCTTCGGGCGGTATCTGCCGGCCGCTACTGGCCACCGATGGCTCCGAGGCGGCCTCCGGCGCCGAGGCGGCCTTTCTCAAGCTGCTGCCCCATTGTGGTCGGGGGGTCGTGGTCTCCGTCGGCCGGTGGGATGATCGCAAGGATGAGGATGGCGAACGGGTACGGATCGAGCAGCATATCCGGGGCCTTCTCGATCAAGCAGGCGCGGACACCTTCCAGACGGTATTGGTAGGGCGTGGCAAGCCCAGCCAGGTGATCAGCCAGGTGGCCAGGGAACAGCAGGCGGACTTGGTGGTGCTCGGGCGGCGCGGCCACAACCCGTTAACTGAACTCCTGCTGGGGAGCACCGCCGAGGCGGTCTGCCGTAATAGCCACCAGCTCGTGCTCTTGGTGCCGGCGCGTCCCACTTCCGCGAGCTGA
- the putA gene encoding bifunctional proline dehydrogenase/L-glutamate gamma-semialdehyde dehydrogenase PutA: protein MSHFVHPQPDALLHPERAVLAEAYRADEAKVTSVMLERAALGETANRRIQAHARSLVMGMISAQKGEFGVDALLHEYDLSSEEGIVLMCLAEALLRVPDRYTADKLIHDKLTASHWETHLGRDRPLFVNAATWGLLLTERIIDTDDRDRWLGGVLHHMVARAGEPVIRTAVRRAMGLLADTFVLGRDIDEALKRAHPNERKGYRYSYDMLGEAARTDADAQAYFEAYRNAIHRVGKAVDPQARIRDRAGVSVKLSALDPRYEPGQEARVMGTVLPRLLQLCELARDYNIALCVDAEESWRLDLSLDVIEAVLAEPGLADWEGFGLAIQAYQKRCYALVGWLEAQAARQNRALMVRLVKGAYWDTEIKETQVQGLRDYPVFTRKAATDVAYLACARRLLSECPHLYPQFATHNAHTVAAVMELAGRQPYEFQRLHGMGEALYEQLLGRAGGPDIPCRIYAPVGSHEELLAYLVRRLLENGANSSFVNRIHEGDVEALVADPASSLRARESLRHPRIPLPRDLYGEQRLNSIGLDFSDRHEMVWLAEAMEAASEHAWRAAPLIDGQVKAGAGEAVHCPADRERQVGRVVWSEHADVEHALEAAVAGRETWANTRAETRARALEQIAELYEAHGAELMALCTREAGKGLKDGIAEVREAADFCRYYAHQARRLFGQATVLPGPTGERNELRLHPRGTFLCISPWNFPLAIFTGQVTAALAAGNTVVAKPAEQASLIAHQAVALMHRAGIPETALHLLPGDGGEIGPHLVADPRISGVAFTGGTDTARRIQQGLAQREGPIVPLIAETGGLNAMVVDSSALPEQVVVDIIRSAFHSAGQRCSALRLLCVQEDIADDLLAMLKGAMDALTVGDPHWLATDVGPVIDPAARDGLLAHHERMVSAGRLLHQAPLRPECERGSFVAPALYRLDRIDQLGREHFGPLLHWVTWRAGELDALVDRINGLGYGLTLGVHSRVDETAAAVVNRARVGNAYVNRDMVGAVVGSQPFGGEGLSGTGFKAGGPHYLLRFAAERVVTVNTAAAGGNASLFAMGEDD, encoded by the coding sequence ATGAGCCATTTTGTTCACCCGCAACCCGACGCCTTGCTGCACCCGGAGCGGGCCGTCCTCGCCGAGGCCTACCGCGCCGACGAGGCCAAGGTCACATCGGTCATGCTGGAGCGGGCCGCGTTGGGCGAAACCGCCAACCGGCGCATCCAGGCGCACGCCCGATCGCTGGTCATGGGCATGATCAGCGCGCAAAAGGGGGAGTTCGGGGTGGACGCGCTGTTGCACGAGTACGACCTCTCCAGCGAGGAGGGCATCGTGCTCATGTGTCTGGCCGAGGCCCTGCTGCGAGTGCCCGACCGCTACACCGCGGACAAGCTCATCCACGACAAGCTGACCGCCTCGCATTGGGAGACCCACCTGGGGCGGGACCGGCCGCTGTTCGTCAATGCCGCCACCTGGGGCCTGCTGCTCACCGAGCGGATCATCGATACCGATGACCGCGACCGCTGGCTGGGCGGGGTCCTGCACCACATGGTGGCGCGCGCGGGCGAACCGGTCATCCGCACCGCGGTGCGCCGGGCCATGGGCCTGCTGGCCGACACCTTCGTCCTGGGGCGGGATATCGATGAGGCGCTGAAACGGGCCCACCCCAACGAGCGCAAGGGCTACCGCTACTCCTACGACATGTTGGGCGAGGCCGCCCGCACCGACGCCGACGCCCAGGCCTACTTCGAGGCCTACCGCAACGCCATCCACCGGGTCGGCAAGGCAGTGGACCCGCAGGCCCGCATCCGCGACCGGGCCGGGGTCTCGGTGAAGCTCTCCGCCCTGGATCCGCGCTACGAGCCGGGTCAGGAGGCACGGGTGATGGGCACGGTCCTGCCCCGGCTGTTGCAGCTCTGCGAACTGGCCCGCGACTACAACATCGCCCTCTGTGTGGATGCCGAGGAGTCCTGGCGCCTGGACCTGTCGCTGGATGTGATTGAGGCGGTGCTTGCCGAGCCGGGGCTGGCGGACTGGGAGGGCTTCGGCCTGGCGATCCAGGCCTACCAGAAGCGCTGCTATGCCCTGGTAGGCTGGCTCGAGGCGCAGGCGGCCAGGCAAAACCGCGCGCTGATGGTGCGCCTGGTCAAGGGCGCCTATTGGGACACAGAGATCAAGGAGACCCAGGTCCAGGGCCTGAGGGACTACCCGGTCTTCACCCGCAAGGCGGCCACCGACGTCGCCTATCTGGCCTGCGCCCGGCGCCTGCTCAGCGAGTGCCCGCACCTCTACCCGCAATTCGCCACCCACAACGCCCATACCGTCGCGGCAGTCATGGAACTGGCCGGCCGCCAGCCCTACGAGTTTCAGCGGCTGCACGGGATGGGCGAGGCGCTCTACGAGCAGTTGCTGGGACGCGCTGGCGGGCCGGATATCCCCTGCCGCATCTACGCCCCGGTGGGCAGTCACGAGGAACTGCTCGCCTACCTGGTCCGGCGCCTGCTGGAGAACGGCGCCAACTCCTCCTTCGTCAACCGTATCCACGAGGGCGACGTGGAGGCCCTGGTCGCTGACCCGGCGTCCAGCCTGCGCGCCCGCGAGAGTCTGCGCCACCCGCGCATCCCGCTGCCCCGGGACCTCTACGGCGAACAGCGTCTGAACAGCATCGGGTTGGATTTCTCCGACCGCCACGAGATGGTCTGGCTGGCCGAGGCCATGGAGGCCGCCAGCGAACATGCCTGGCGGGCCGCGCCGCTGATCGACGGCCAGGTCAAGGCGGGCGCGGGTGAGGCGGTGCACTGCCCCGCGGACCGTGAGCGCCAGGTGGGCCGAGTGGTCTGGTCCGAGCATGCCGACGTGGAACACGCCCTGGAGGCGGCCGTGGCCGGTCGGGAGACCTGGGCCAATACCCGGGCCGAGACCCGCGCCCGGGCCCTGGAGCAGATCGCCGAACTCTACGAGGCGCATGGCGCCGAACTGATGGCCCTGTGCACCCGGGAGGCGGGCAAGGGGCTGAAGGACGGCATTGCCGAGGTGCGTGAGGCGGCCGACTTCTGCCGTTACTACGCGCACCAGGCCCGTCGCCTGTTCGGGCAGGCCACCGTGCTGCCCGGCCCCACCGGCGAGCGTAACGAACTGCGCCTCCACCCGCGCGGGACCTTCCTCTGCATCAGTCCCTGGAACTTCCCGTTGGCGATCTTCACCGGCCAGGTCACCGCCGCCCTGGCCGCGGGCAACACGGTGGTCGCCAAGCCGGCGGAACAGGCCAGCCTGATCGCCCATCAGGCGGTGGCGTTGATGCATCGGGCCGGTATCCCCGAGACTGCCCTGCACCTGCTGCCCGGCGACGGCGGCGAGATCGGCCCGCACCTGGTCGCGGACCCCCGCATCTCCGGCGTGGCCTTCACCGGGGGCACCGACACCGCACGGCGTATCCAGCAGGGGCTGGCGCAGCGTGAGGGCCCCATTGTGCCGTTGATCGCCGAGACCGGCGGGCTCAACGCCATGGTGGTGGACTCCAGTGCGCTGCCCGAGCAGGTGGTGGTGGACATCATTCGCTCGGCCTTCCACAGCGCCGGCCAGCGGTGTTCGGCCCTGCGCCTGCTCTGCGTGCAGGAGGATATTGCCGATGACCTGCTGGCGATGCTCAAGGGGGCCATGGACGCCCTCACCGTCGGCGATCCCCACTGGCTGGCCACCGACGTGGGACCGGTTATCGACCCGGCCGCCCGGGATGGCCTGCTGGCCCACCATGAGCGGATGGTCAGTGCGGGGCGCCTGCTGCACCAGGCCCCGCTGCGACCGGAGTGTGAGCGGGGCAGCTTCGTTGCCCCTGCCCTCTACCGTCTCGACCGTATCGACCAGTTGGGCCGGGAGCATTTCGGGCCGCTGTTGCATTGGGTGACCTGGCGGGCCGGCGAGCTGGATGCGCTGGTGGACCGGATCAACGGCCTGGGCTACGGCCTGACTCTGGGAGTGCACAGCAGGGTGGACGAGACCGCCGCCGCGGTGGTGAACCGCGCCCGGGTGGGCAATGCCTACGTCAACCGCGACATGGTGGGGGCGGTAGTGGGTAGCCAGCCCTTTGGTGGCGAGGGCCTGTCGGGCACCGGTTTCAAGGCTGGTGGGCCGCACTACCTGCTGCGTTTCGCCGCCGAGCGGGTCGTGACCGTCAACACTGCTGCCGCCGGTGGCAACGCCAGTCTGTTCGCCATGGGCGAGGACGATTGA
- the arsB gene encoding ACR3 family arsenite efflux transporter, producing MSDSQPTAANDTPSTKEGMGLFERYLTLWVALGMIAGVLLGQFLPVVPDTLARFEYAQVSIPVAILIWAMIYPMMVQIDFGAILGVRRQPKGLVITTTVNWLIKPFTMFAIAWFFLMVVFQPFIPEDLAREYLAGAILLGAAPCTAMVFVWSYLTRGDAAYTLVQVSVNDLIMLFAFAPIVVLLLGISDIQVPWDTVALSVFLYIVIPLAAGYLTRVMLIKHKGVEWFDNVFMKRLAPVTPIGLILTLILLFAFQGEVILNNPLHILLIAIPLIIQTFLIFFIAYRWAKAWKVQHSVAAPGAMIGASNFFELAVAAAIALFGLQSGAALATVVGVLVEVPLMLALVRIANKTKHWFPEETQPGLAPASGKA from the coding sequence ATGAGTGATTCGCAGCCGACCGCCGCCAATGACACCCCCTCCACCAAGGAGGGTATGGGCTTGTTCGAGCGCTACCTCACCCTTTGGGTGGCGCTGGGCATGATCGCCGGCGTGCTGCTGGGGCAGTTTCTGCCGGTGGTGCCGGATACCCTTGCACGCTTCGAGTACGCCCAGGTCTCCATCCCCGTCGCCATCCTGATCTGGGCCATGATCTACCCGATGATGGTGCAGATCGACTTCGGTGCCATCCTCGGTGTGCGCCGGCAGCCCAAGGGGCTGGTGATCACCACCACTGTGAACTGGCTGATCAAGCCTTTCACCATGTTCGCCATCGCCTGGTTCTTCCTGATGGTGGTCTTCCAGCCCTTCATCCCGGAGGACCTGGCCCGGGAGTACCTGGCCGGGGCCATCCTGCTGGGCGCGGCCCCCTGCACCGCCATGGTCTTCGTCTGGAGCTACCTCACCCGGGGCGATGCCGCCTACACCCTGGTGCAGGTCTCGGTGAACGACCTGATCATGCTGTTCGCCTTTGCCCCCATCGTGGTGCTGCTGCTGGGCATCTCTGACATCCAGGTGCCGTGGGATACCGTGGCGTTGTCGGTGTTCCTGTACATCGTCATCCCGCTGGCTGCCGGCTACCTGACCCGCGTGATGCTCATCAAACACAAGGGCGTGGAGTGGTTCGACAACGTCTTCATGAAGCGCCTGGCGCCGGTGACGCCCATCGGGCTGATCCTCACCCTGATCCTGCTGTTCGCCTTCCAAGGCGAGGTGATCCTGAACAACCCGCTGCACATTCTGTTGATCGCGATCCCGCTGATCATCCAGACCTTCCTGATCTTCTTCATTGCCTATCGTTGGGCGAAGGCGTGGAAGGTGCAGCACTCGGTGGCGGCACCCGGGGCCATGATTGGCGCCAGCAACTTCTTCGAGCTGGCCGTGGCCGCGGCCATCGCCCTGTTCGGCCTGCAATCGGGGGCGGCGCTGGCCACCGTGGTGGGCGTGCTGGTGGAGGTACCGCTGATGCTGGCGCTGGTCCGCATCGCCAATAAAACCAAGCACTGGTTCCCGGAAGAGACGCAGCCGGGGCTGGCCCCCGCCTCGGGCAAGGCATGA
- a CDS encoding CC/Se motif family (seleno)protein, with protein sequence MTPVILTPAARAWVLAQGGVLTVRAAPQHGCCGGHAAVPRAEVRVPEAREDYQALSLEGVTVYLARALSEGPYRVDVEGFWRWKRLVVEGAVSPWRPAGHTKTEGQ encoded by the coding sequence ATGACCCCGGTCATCCTGACCCCGGCGGCGCGGGCATGGGTGCTGGCCCAGGGGGGCGTACTGACTGTGCGTGCCGCCCCCCAACATGGCTGCTGCGGCGGCCACGCAGCCGTGCCCCGGGCCGAGGTCCGGGTGCCGGAGGCCCGCGAGGACTACCAGGCCCTGTCGCTGGAGGGCGTCACCGTCTACCTGGCCCGGGCGCTCTCCGAAGGCCCCTACCGGGTGGATGTGGAAGGGTTCTGGCGCTGGAAACGCCTGGTGGTGGAGGGCGCCGTCAGCCCCTGGCGCCCCGCGGGGCACACGAAAACCGAAGGGCAATGA
- a CDS encoding DUF3012 domain-containing protein, which translates to MQTPRVLLFSVLFVLLLMGCGNEQSADDDAAPLASNRPALEASAVADLLVQNFHDQTAIFEEIGDRILAIDGQAAAEEVGRLLEGAYTDRAIAGIEDMVQWAEEYLVPLDAAERAVLAEELDAIFAADGRLKEAGMRLDRATERVDGSINALFLANPGQAQTVLNGVIAFGENLEAFMNDERWLALDRLLAPEPAPEDAARGSAGQIGSPTWCERMANTPQSQWTMNDAFAFANHCTGG; encoded by the coding sequence ATGCAAACACCACGAGTTTTGTTATTTTCAGTGCTGTTTGTCCTTTTGCTGATGGGTTGCGGGAATGAACAATCGGCGGACGACGACGCGGCACCGCTCGCCTCCAATAGGCCCGCATTGGAGGCGAGCGCGGTTGCCGATCTGTTGGTGCAGAACTTCCATGATCAGACCGCGATTTTCGAGGAGATTGGTGATCGCATCCTGGCCATTGACGGGCAAGCCGCCGCCGAAGAGGTAGGCCGGCTCCTCGAGGGAGCCTACACGGACCGGGCGATTGCCGGGATTGAGGACATGGTCCAGTGGGCGGAAGAGTACCTGGTACCTCTCGATGCGGCGGAGCGTGCGGTACTCGCCGAGGAACTGGATGCGATCTTCGCGGCGGATGGCCGCCTAAAGGAAGCCGGGATGAGATTGGATCGGGCCACAGAGCGCGTTGACGGGAGTATCAACGCGCTGTTCCTGGCCAACCCGGGGCAGGCGCAAACGGTGCTCAATGGCGTGATCGCCTTTGGGGAAAACCTGGAGGCCTTCATGAACGATGAGCGGTGGCTGGCTCTGGACCGTCTTCTGGCACCGGAGCCGGCTCCCGAGGACGCAGCCCGCGGGTCGGCCGGGCAGATCGGTTCGCCTACCTGGTGTGAACGGATGGCCAACACGCCGCAGTCCCAATGGACGATGAACGACGCCTTTGCGTTCGCGAACCATTGCACGGGCGGTTGA
- a CDS encoding thiolase family protein, with product MTQREVVLCAPVRTAIGTYGGTLKNTPATELGACAVRSVLSRTGLAPEKVQSVVMGNVIQAGNRMNPARQVGIHAGLPVEVPALTVNRVCGSGAQAIASAAMEIWSGMTDCAIAGGMENMDMAPYLMPQGRWGARMGDAKLFDSMLTDGLNDAFSGKHSGWHTEDLVSRYGVSREDQDRWAARSQQRFSEAQAAGRFDGEITPVEVNARKGVVPFERDEHNRGDVTAESLARMKPAFREGGTITAGNAPGLNSGAAAMVVADRAWAEAAGVVPMARLVAFGVGAVEPGYFGIGPVPAVRQALDRAGWAIGDVDRVEINEAFAAIALACLRELGLSEDVVNVEGGAIAHGHPIGATGAVLTTRLLHAMHRDGGHRGIVTLCIGGGQGIALALERL from the coding sequence ATGACTCAGCGCGAGGTTGTGCTCTGCGCCCCCGTCCGTACCGCGATCGGCACCTACGGGGGCACGCTCAAGAACACGCCTGCCACAGAGCTCGGGGCCTGTGCCGTGCGGAGCGTCCTCTCCCGGACCGGTTTGGCGCCGGAAAAAGTCCAGTCCGTGGTGATGGGCAACGTTATCCAGGCCGGCAACCGGATGAATCCGGCCCGGCAGGTGGGCATACACGCAGGTCTCCCGGTGGAGGTGCCGGCACTCACGGTGAACCGCGTCTGCGGCTCCGGGGCTCAGGCCATCGCCAGTGCCGCCATGGAGATCTGGAGCGGCATGACGGACTGTGCCATCGCCGGGGGCATGGAGAACATGGACATGGCGCCCTATCTGATGCCGCAGGGTCGCTGGGGTGCCCGGATGGGCGACGCGAAGCTGTTCGACAGCATGCTGACGGACGGATTGAATGATGCGTTCAGCGGCAAGCATTCCGGTTGGCACACCGAGGATCTGGTCAGTCGCTACGGTGTCTCCCGGGAGGATCAGGATCGCTGGGCGGCCCGCTCGCAACAGCGGTTTTCCGAGGCCCAGGCGGCGGGTCGTTTCGACGGGGAAATCACCCCCGTGGAGGTCAATGCCCGCAAGGGCGTTGTACCGTTCGAGCGGGATGAGCACAACCGGGGTGATGTAACCGCCGAATCGCTCGCGCGCATGAAACCGGCCTTCCGCGAAGGGGGGACTATCACGGCCGGCAACGCCCCCGGCCTCAACAGCGGAGCGGCCGCGATGGTGGTCGCTGATCGGGCCTGGGCCGAGGCCGCGGGCGTCGTGCCGATGGCCCGGTTGGTGGCCTTTGGCGTCGGCGCGGTGGAGCCGGGTTATTTCGGCATCGGCCCGGTGCCTGCGGTCAGACAGGCCCTGGATCGGGCCGGCTGGGCGATTGGGGACGTGGATCGGGTGGAGATTAACGAGGCCTTTGCCGCCATTGCCCTGGCCTGCCTGCGAGAGCTGGGGCTCAGCGAGGATGTGGTTAATGTCGAGGGGGGCGCCATCGCCCATGGACACCCCATTGGCGCCACCGGTGCGGTACTCACGACCCGACTCCTGCACGCCATGCATCGTGATGGGGGGCATCGCGGCATCGTGACCTTGTGTATTGGCGGAGGTCAGGGGATCGCCCTGGCATTGGAGAGGCTCTGA
- the arsD gene encoding arsenite efflux transporter metallochaperone ArsD has product MTELTVFDPPQCCSTGVCGPSVDPKLSKLAADLDWVKKQGVSVIRYNLSQQPGAFVENATVKDILQRRGEDALPVFLVDGEVMSQGSYPDRQALAAWVGIKAESADTESAGGCGGNDQSPGSGCC; this is encoded by the coding sequence ATGACCGAACTGACTGTTTTCGACCCGCCGCAGTGCTGTTCCACGGGTGTCTGTGGCCCGAGTGTCGATCCCAAGCTCTCGAAGCTGGCCGCCGACCTGGACTGGGTGAAAAAACAGGGGGTGTCCGTCATCCGCTACAACCTCTCGCAACAACCCGGCGCCTTCGTCGAGAACGCGACCGTTAAGGACATCCTCCAGCGCCGGGGCGAGGACGCCCTGCCGGTCTTCCTGGTGGACGGCGAGGTGATGAGCCAGGGCAGCTACCCGGATCGCCAGGCGCTGGCCGCCTGGGTTGGCATCAAGGCCGAATCGGCTGACACCGAGTCCGCTGGCGGCTGTGGTGGCAACGATCAGTCACCGGGCTCCGGCTGCTGTTGA
- the arsA gene encoding arsenical pump-driving ATPase produces MQFLENATRNLFFTGKGGVGKTSLACATALALAERGKRVLLVSTDPASNIDEVLETDLTGTPRPVNGVDNLHALNIDPEKAAEEYRERVVGPYRGQLPDAIVRSMEEQLSGACTVEIAAFDAFAGLLGDPRAAEGYDHLVFDTAPTGHTLRLLSLPSAWSGYIETNTSGTSCLGPLEGLSAQKDVYAGAVEALAEADRTTLVLVSRPEGAALDEAARTSEELRDLGVKNQHLVVNGVFRATDADDPVARALEARGQRALEAMPAGLAELPRSERPLRAHAPMGLDGLRILLGEQAPDIPEQPAEDAPEGESFEQLIDSLERDGRGAVMTLGKGGVGKTTLAARIAVALASRGHSVHLTTTDPAAHVAAAVGGELPTGLTVGRVDPKAETERYREHVMATAGADMDEEGRKLLEEDLRSPCTEEIAVFQAFARTVARAEDEIVVLDTAPTGHTILLLDAAQAYHRELGRQSQEVAPEVEQLLPRLRDPHYTHMLICTLPEATPVHEAAALQADLRRAEIEPAAWIVNQSLTPLAVTDPVLRARQAQEARWLREIVSEHHSRLIIEPWSEDYS; encoded by the coding sequence ATGCAATTTCTGGAAAACGCCACGCGCAATCTCTTTTTCACCGGAAAGGGCGGTGTCGGTAAGACCTCCCTCGCCTGCGCCACGGCGCTGGCCCTAGCGGAGCGGGGCAAGCGTGTCCTGCTGGTCTCCACCGACCCGGCCTCCAACATCGACGAGGTGCTGGAGACCGACCTGACCGGTACTCCGCGCCCGGTCAATGGCGTGGACAACCTCCATGCACTCAACATCGATCCGGAAAAGGCTGCCGAGGAGTACCGCGAGCGCGTCGTCGGTCCTTACCGTGGTCAGCTCCCGGACGCCATCGTGCGGAGCATGGAAGAGCAGCTTTCTGGTGCCTGCACCGTCGAGATCGCCGCCTTCGACGCCTTCGCCGGCCTGCTGGGCGACCCCCGCGCCGCCGAGGGCTACGACCACCTGGTGTTCGACACCGCCCCCACCGGTCACACCCTGCGGCTGCTCTCCCTGCCCAGCGCTTGGAGCGGGTACATCGAGACCAACACCTCCGGCACCTCCTGCCTGGGCCCGCTGGAAGGGCTGTCCGCCCAGAAGGACGTCTATGCCGGCGCGGTGGAGGCGCTGGCGGAGGCCGACCGCACCACCCTGGTGCTGGTCAGCCGGCCGGAGGGGGCCGCGCTGGACGAGGCCGCCCGCACCAGCGAAGAACTGCGCGACCTCGGTGTGAAAAACCAGCATCTGGTGGTCAACGGCGTCTTTCGCGCCACCGACGCCGACGACCCGGTGGCCCGGGCCCTGGAGGCGCGGGGCCAGCGCGCCCTCGAGGCCATGCCCGCCGGGCTGGCGGAGCTGCCGCGCAGCGAGCGGCCACTGCGGGCGCACGCGCCCATGGGCCTGGACGGCCTGCGCATCCTGCTGGGCGAGCAGGCCCCCGACATTCCCGAACAGCCGGCGGAGGACGCACCCGAGGGCGAGTCCTTCGAGCAACTCATTGACAGCCTGGAGCGCGACGGCCGCGGTGCGGTCATGACCCTGGGCAAGGGCGGGGTGGGCAAGACTACCCTGGCGGCCCGGATCGCCGTGGCGCTCGCCTCCCGCGGGCACAGTGTTCACCTGACCACCACCGACCCGGCGGCCCACGTGGCCGCTGCCGTGGGCGGCGAGCTGCCCACCGGGCTGACGGTCGGCCGGGTGGACCCCAAGGCCGAGACCGAGCGCTACCGCGAGCACGTCATGGCCACCGCCGGCGCCGACATGGACGAGGAGGGGCGCAAGCTGCTGGAGGAGGACCTGCGTTCGCCCTGTACCGAGGAGATCGCCGTCTTCCAGGCCTTCGCCCGTACCGTGGCCCGGGCCGAGGACGAGATCGTGGTGCTGGACACCGCCCCCACCGGCCACACCATCCTGCTGCTGGATGCCGCCCAGGCCTATCACCGCGAGCTGGGCCGGCAGAGCCAGGAGGTGGCGCCGGAGGTGGAGCAGTTGCTGCCCCGGCTGCGTGACCCCCACTACACCCACATGTTGATCTGCACCCTGCCGGAGGCCACGCCCGTGCACGAGGCGGCAGCTCTGCAGGCGGACCTGCGCCGGGCGGAGATCGAGCCGGCGGCCTGGATTGTCAACCAGTCGCTGACCCCGCTGGCGGTGACCGACCCGGTGCTGCGCGCCCGCCAGGCGCAGGAGGCCCGCTGGCTGCGCGAGATCGTGAGCGAACATCACAGCCGACTGATTATTGAACCCTGGAGCGAAGACTACTCATGA